In Hyalangium minutum, the following proteins share a genomic window:
- the dapB gene encoding 4-hydroxy-tetrahydrodipicolinate reductase, translating to MLRTVITGVSGRMGSTLLRLARSTPGLTVVGATSRTGSPAVGQDAGTAARLSDPLGLAVLDDLGKAIDAGAQVVIDFTSAEASVEHARLCAVRGVPMVIGSTGFSPDTRSEVASASMSIPIVLAPNTSVGVNVVIQVAAELARVLGEGFDVEVLETHHNKKKDAPSGTALRLAEVLAQSLGRTSDDLVFARKGWLGARAPQEIGVQALRGGDVVGEHTVFFFGEGERVELTHRATSRDQFAKGALRAANWVVAQRPGIYDMADVLGLKRTA from the coding sequence ATGCTTCGTACAGTCATTACCGGTGTCTCGGGCCGCATGGGCAGCACGCTGCTGCGGCTCGCGCGCAGTACCCCGGGCCTCACCGTCGTGGGCGCCACCTCCCGGACGGGCAGCCCTGCGGTGGGGCAGGATGCCGGCACCGCCGCGCGCCTGAGCGATCCGCTCGGGCTGGCCGTGTTGGATGACCTGGGCAAGGCCATCGATGCGGGCGCCCAGGTGGTCATCGACTTCACCAGCGCCGAGGCCAGCGTGGAGCACGCGCGGCTGTGCGCGGTGCGCGGCGTGCCCATGGTGATTGGCTCCACGGGCTTCTCGCCGGACACGCGCTCGGAGGTGGCCTCCGCGTCCATGTCCATTCCCATCGTGCTGGCGCCGAACACCTCGGTGGGCGTCAATGTCGTCATCCAGGTGGCGGCCGAGCTGGCCCGCGTGCTGGGCGAGGGCTTCGACGTGGAAGTCCTGGAGACGCACCACAACAAGAAGAAGGACGCGCCCTCGGGTACGGCGCTGAGGCTGGCCGAGGTGCTCGCCCAGTCGCTGGGCCGCACGAGTGACGACCTCGTCTTCGCGCGCAAGGGCTGGCTGGGGGCGCGGGCGCCGCAGGAGATCGGCGTGCAGGCGCTGCGGGGTGGGGACGTGGTGGGCGAGCACACGGTGTTTTTCTTCGGAGAGGGCGAGCGGGTGGAGCTCACCCACCGGGCAACCAGCCGGGACCAGTTCGCCAAGGGGGCCCTGCGCGCGGCAAACTGGGTGGTGGCCCAACGCCCTGGAATCTACGACATGGCCGACGTGCTCGGCCTGAAGAGGACCGCATGA
- the dapA gene encoding 4-hydroxy-tetrahydrodipicolinate synthase, translating to MMTFEGSMTALATPFRNGKLDEDAYRALIERQIAGGTSVLLPIGTTGEAVTMTAEERSQAVRVAVAAAKGRVPVVAGAGSNSTAETIESVGRVRELGAAGTLIVTPYYNKPTQYGLLQHYRAIAKAHPGFPIVAYNVPGRTGVDLLPETVMWLCDIPEVVALKEATGSMARAVDLVEKCGDRITLLSGDDFTVLPFIACGGKGVVSVSSNVAPRMMADLVAAARAGELEKARDLQVGMNALHKLLFVESNPIPVKWALHLMGVFGPEIRLPLTPLSEPQAAKLKEELTRLNLV from the coding sequence ATGATGACCTTTGAAGGCTCCATGACGGCGCTCGCCACGCCTTTCCGGAATGGAAAGCTCGATGAGGACGCCTACCGCGCGCTGATCGAGCGGCAGATCGCCGGCGGGACGAGCGTGCTGCTGCCCATCGGGACGACGGGCGAGGCCGTGACGATGACGGCCGAAGAGCGCTCCCAAGCGGTGCGCGTGGCCGTGGCGGCGGCAAAGGGCCGGGTGCCGGTGGTGGCGGGAGCGGGCTCCAACAGCACGGCGGAGACCATTGAGTCCGTGGGCCGCGTGCGCGAACTGGGCGCGGCGGGCACGCTCATCGTCACGCCCTACTACAACAAGCCCACGCAGTACGGCCTGCTGCAGCACTACCGGGCCATCGCCAAGGCGCACCCGGGCTTCCCCATCGTGGCCTACAACGTTCCGGGCCGCACGGGCGTGGATCTGCTGCCCGAGACGGTCATGTGGCTGTGCGACATCCCCGAGGTGGTGGCCCTCAAGGAGGCCACGGGGAGCATGGCGCGCGCGGTGGACCTGGTGGAGAAGTGCGGCGACCGCATCACCCTGCTGTCCGGGGATGACTTCACGGTGCTGCCCTTCATCGCGTGCGGCGGCAAGGGCGTCGTCTCGGTGTCCTCGAACGTGGCGCCGCGGATGATGGCGGATCTGGTGGCCGCGGCCCGCGCCGGCGAACTGGAGAAGGCGCGCGACCTCCAGGTGGGGATGAACGCGCTGCACAAGCTGCTCTTCGTGGAGTCCAACCCCATCCCCGTGAAGTGGGCGCTGCACCTGATGGGCGTGTTTGGCCCGGAGATTCGCCTGCCGCTGACGCCGCTGTCCGAGCCGCAGGCGGCGAAGCTGAAGGAAGAGCTGACGCGGTTGAACCTGGTGTGA
- the lysA gene encoding diaminopimelate decarboxylase, with protein sequence MNHFSYHRGTLHAEEVPLPAIAEAVGTPTYVYSKATLTRHFQMVTEAFGKHPHLICYSVKANSTLAVLRLFAEAGGGFDIVSGGELARVRQAGGDPAKTVFAGVGKTPDEMERALNAGLLMFNVESAEELEMLDAVGRRLGRRAPFALRVNPDVDARTHRHIATGLKTSKFGVPFEEAVDLYTRSRKMKGLSAVGLDCHIGSQLTRSAPMKAAISKVAGLYRSLKEQGHPLAYLDIGGGLGITYRDETPPSPQEYARTVLEASKDTGATLILEPGRVLVGNAGVLLTRVLYRKRTPAKTFVVVDVGMNDLIRPALYEAHHELQPVVKRRGKPVQVDVVGPVCESTDVLARARPIVLPQQGELYAVMSAGAYGMSMASTYNSRPRPAEVLVDGAAWRVIRERETVEDLWRGERA encoded by the coding sequence GTGAATCACTTCAGCTATCACCGAGGCACCCTCCACGCGGAGGAGGTGCCCCTGCCCGCCATCGCTGAGGCGGTGGGGACGCCCACCTACGTGTACTCGAAGGCCACGCTCACCCGGCACTTCCAGATGGTGACGGAGGCCTTCGGGAAGCACCCGCACCTCATCTGCTACTCGGTGAAGGCCAACAGCACCCTCGCGGTGCTGCGGCTGTTCGCGGAGGCGGGGGGCGGCTTCGACATCGTCTCGGGCGGCGAGCTCGCCCGGGTGCGGCAGGCGGGCGGCGATCCGGCCAAGACGGTGTTCGCCGGCGTGGGCAAGACGCCGGACGAGATGGAGCGGGCGCTCAACGCCGGCCTCCTCATGTTCAACGTGGAGAGCGCCGAGGAGCTGGAGATGCTCGACGCGGTGGGCCGCCGCCTGGGCCGCCGCGCTCCGTTCGCTCTGCGCGTGAACCCGGACGTGGATGCGCGCACGCACCGCCACATCGCCACTGGCCTGAAGACGTCCAAGTTCGGCGTGCCCTTCGAGGAGGCGGTGGACCTCTACACCCGCTCCCGGAAGATGAAGGGGCTGAGCGCGGTGGGCCTGGACTGCCACATCGGCTCGCAGCTGACCCGCTCGGCGCCCATGAAGGCGGCCATCTCCAAGGTGGCGGGGCTGTACCGCTCGCTCAAGGAGCAGGGCCATCCGCTGGCGTACCTGGACATCGGCGGTGGCCTGGGCATCACCTACCGGGACGAGACGCCTCCCTCGCCTCAGGAGTACGCCCGCACCGTGCTGGAGGCGTCCAAGGACACGGGGGCCACCCTCATCCTCGAGCCGGGGCGTGTGCTGGTGGGCAACGCCGGCGTGCTGCTCACCCGCGTGCTGTACCGCAAGCGCACCCCCGCGAAGACCTTCGTAGTGGTGGATGTGGGGATGAACGATCTCATCCGCCCGGCGCTCTACGAGGCCCACCACGAGCTGCAACCCGTGGTGAAACGGCGCGGCAAGCCCGTTCAGGTGGACGTGGTGGGTCCGGTGTGCGAGTCCACCGACGTGCTCGCCCGGGCCCGGCCGATCGTTCTTCCTCAACAGGGCGAGCTGTACGCCGTCATGAGTGCTGGGGCGTACGGCATGAGCATGGCATCAACGTACAATTCCCGGCCCCGGCCCGCCGAGGTGCTTGTTGACGGAGCGGCATGGCGAGTCATCCGCGAGCGTGAGACCGTCGAGGATCTCTGGCGCGGCGAGCGGGCCTGA
- the lptM gene encoding LPS translocon maturation chaperone LptM, whose translation MKRFYRGFVVLLGLGLLLAACGIKGAPRPPEPPPPPPADAQPSPSPDTGK comes from the coding sequence ATGAAGCGCTTCTATCGTGGCTTCGTGGTGCTCCTGGGCTTGGGGCTGCTCCTGGCGGCCTGTGGCATCAAGGGGGCCCCGCGCCCTCCCGAGCCTCCTCCTCCGCCTCCCGCGGATGCCCAGCCTTCGCCTTCGCCGGATACAGGCAAGTGA
- a CDS encoding TIGR04551 family protein has protein sequence MSHVLLAALLVASATATAQTSPQKTPVPESGTPASAQPAPATPAAPAVATPAPAAPAAQSAPAAPSELTPEMQAELDRRLEAAKQEMREEIRAQMATQSLGSDWQQEWTEEKRKLELFTLDGYFRVRPNLFYKFDLGKGRDTSLFPTRSETENTQAGANMRVRLEPTFNVSEEVRLKMQVDLLDNFLFGSTPDLTLDGGRNIFGIFSESQDSSASAVTALRDSIVVKRAYGEVSTPVGILRFGRMGSHWGLGMLRNDGNCLDCDFGDTVDRIQFVTEPFSGFYVTPMIDFNDEGATSQQVTGDAQRESFDYSNADDSHSYVIAIARRDTDQQAKDKLENNQGVLNYGLHFTYRTQRWEEENNTATLTFVPRDATLYVPDLWLRYEERMFRIEVELAATYGSINNRALTLGDASNPSQNQSLRVLQFGGVAQGEYKMLNGDLHLGLELGFASGDKASGFGYFQRSRTVNPNGRDVGLPQYQCGVGGCSDNAIRNFRFNRAYRVDNILWRELIGGLTDAVYVKPNVKYSLADGFDLFGSVVYSQALYAQSTPSTVNRSLGLEVDLGARYETEDGFVAGLNWGILFPMSGLQEAPNSAVQREFETAQALRGTLGIRF, from the coding sequence ATGTCTCACGTCCTGCTGGCGGCGTTGCTCGTCGCCTCCGCCACGGCCACCGCTCAGACGTCGCCACAGAAGACGCCGGTGCCCGAGAGCGGGACGCCCGCGTCCGCCCAGCCCGCGCCCGCCACCCCGGCGGCTCCCGCTGTCGCCACGCCGGCCCCGGCCGCTCCCGCTGCTCAGTCTGCCCCCGCCGCTCCGAGCGAGCTGACCCCAGAGATGCAGGCCGAGCTGGACCGTCGCCTGGAAGCCGCCAAGCAGGAGATGCGCGAGGAGATCCGCGCGCAGATGGCCACCCAGTCGCTGGGCTCTGACTGGCAGCAGGAGTGGACGGAGGAGAAGCGCAAGCTGGAGCTGTTCACGCTGGATGGGTACTTCCGCGTGCGGCCGAACCTCTTCTACAAGTTTGACTTGGGCAAGGGGCGGGACACCTCGCTGTTCCCCACGCGCTCGGAGACGGAGAACACCCAGGCAGGCGCCAACATGCGCGTGCGGCTGGAGCCCACCTTCAACGTCTCCGAGGAGGTCCGCCTCAAGATGCAGGTGGACCTGCTGGACAACTTCCTGTTCGGCTCCACGCCGGACCTGACGCTGGATGGCGGCCGCAACATCTTCGGCATCTTCTCCGAGAGCCAGGACTCCTCGGCCTCGGCGGTGACCGCGCTGCGCGACTCCATCGTGGTGAAGCGGGCCTACGGCGAGGTGAGCACGCCGGTGGGCATTCTGCGCTTCGGCCGCATGGGCAGCCACTGGGGCCTGGGCATGCTGCGCAATGACGGCAACTGTCTGGACTGTGACTTCGGCGACACGGTGGACCGCATCCAGTTCGTCACCGAGCCCTTCTCCGGCTTCTACGTGACGCCGATGATCGACTTCAACGACGAGGGCGCCACCAGCCAGCAGGTGACGGGCGACGCCCAGCGCGAGTCGTTCGATTACTCGAACGCGGACGACAGCCACAGCTACGTGATTGCCATCGCCCGTCGGGACACGGACCAACAGGCCAAGGACAAGCTGGAGAACAACCAGGGCGTGCTCAACTACGGCCTGCACTTCACCTACCGCACCCAGCGCTGGGAGGAGGAGAACAACACGGCCACGCTGACCTTCGTGCCGCGCGACGCCACGCTGTACGTGCCGGACCTGTGGCTGCGCTACGAGGAGCGCATGTTCCGCATCGAGGTGGAGTTGGCGGCCACCTACGGCAGCATCAACAACCGGGCGCTGACCCTGGGGGACGCCTCCAACCCCTCGCAGAACCAGTCGCTGCGCGTGCTCCAGTTCGGCGGTGTGGCCCAGGGCGAGTACAAGATGCTCAACGGCGATCTGCACCTGGGCCTGGAGCTCGGCTTTGCCTCGGGTGACAAGGCCTCGGGCTTCGGCTACTTCCAGCGCAGCCGCACCGTCAACCCGAACGGCCGGGACGTGGGCCTGCCCCAGTACCAGTGCGGCGTGGGCGGCTGCAGCGACAACGCCATCCGCAACTTCCGCTTCAACCGCGCCTATCGCGTGGACAACATCCTCTGGCGCGAGCTCATCGGCGGCCTCACCGACGCGGTCTACGTCAAGCCCAACGTGAAGTACTCGCTGGCGGACGGCTTCGACCTGTTCGGCAGTGTCGTCTATTCGCAGGCGCTCTACGCGCAGTCCACGCCGTCCACCGTGAACCGCAGCCTGGGCCTCGAGGTGGACCTGGGCGCCCGCTACGAGACCGAGGATGGCTTCGTGGCCGGCCTCAACTGGGGCATCCTCTTCCCCATGTCCGGCCTGCAGGAGGCCCCGAACTCGGCCGTTCAGCGTGAGTTCGAGACGGCTCAGGCGTTGCGCGGCACGCTCGGCATCCGCTTCTAG
- the mce gene encoding methylmalonyl-CoA epimerase, with product MSVKSKGLDHVAIAVKDLEKAISHYRDVLGLELAEIEEVPEQQVRTAIFGHGMGRVELICPTSADTGVARFLEKRGEGMHHICLEVEDIEATLAALKAKGAPLIDETPKPGAGGAKVAFIHPKGNHGVLVELRQGPKP from the coding sequence ATGAGCGTCAAATCCAAGGGCCTCGACCACGTGGCCATCGCCGTGAAGGACCTGGAGAAGGCCATCTCCCACTACCGGGACGTGCTGGGCTTGGAGCTGGCCGAGATTGAGGAGGTGCCCGAGCAGCAGGTGCGCACCGCCATCTTCGGCCACGGCATGGGCCGGGTGGAGCTGATTTGTCCCACCTCTGCGGACACCGGCGTGGCCCGGTTCCTCGAGAAGCGGGGCGAGGGGATGCACCACATCTGCCTGGAGGTGGAGGACATTGAAGCGACCCTGGCGGCCCTCAAGGCCAAGGGCGCACCGCTGATCGACGAGACGCCTAAGCCCGGCGCGGGTGGGGCGAAGGTGGCCTTCATCCACCCCAAGGGGAACCACGGGGTGCTCGTCGAGCTGCGCCAGGGCCCCAAGCCGTGA
- the mutM gene encoding bifunctional DNA-formamidopyrimidine glycosylase/DNA-(apurinic or apyrimidinic site) lyase, translated as MPELPEVEIARRNLARWLQGHRVVRAEADNTRVFRGAKRAKFAELTGRVEALERRGKYLLLTFEGERGLLAHLGMTGKFVRRPEGQSEPYSRARLHLEDGTVIHFKDSRLFGRMEPAPAAKLRQLKAIEELGRDPVADGLSAEQLREALGTTRQDLKVALMDQGLLAGLGNIYAAEALFRSRLHPARKPASLKPEEWERLTQAIHETLQRALAEEVGDEQTYLEEGADNPFLIYGRAGTPCPQCKTKVQSFTQGGRTTHFCAKCQPLRSTTRSKGRKR; from the coding sequence ATGCCTGAGCTTCCCGAGGTTGAGATTGCCCGGCGCAACCTGGCGCGTTGGCTCCAGGGCCACCGCGTGGTCCGCGCCGAGGCGGACAACACCCGCGTCTTCCGGGGCGCCAAACGTGCGAAATTCGCCGAGCTGACGGGGCGCGTCGAAGCCCTGGAGCGCCGGGGCAAGTACCTGCTGCTCACCTTCGAGGGCGAGCGGGGCCTCCTGGCCCACCTGGGGATGACCGGGAAGTTCGTCCGCCGCCCCGAGGGCCAGTCCGAGCCCTACAGCCGCGCCCGCCTCCACCTGGAGGACGGCACTGTCATCCACTTCAAGGATTCCCGCCTCTTCGGGCGAATGGAGCCCGCCCCCGCCGCGAAGCTCCGCCAGCTCAAGGCCATCGAGGAGCTGGGCCGGGACCCGGTGGCGGACGGGCTCTCCGCGGAGCAGCTCCGGGAGGCGCTCGGCACCACCCGGCAGGACCTCAAGGTGGCGCTGATGGACCAGGGGCTCCTGGCGGGCCTGGGCAACATCTACGCCGCCGAGGCCCTGTTCCGCTCCCGCCTGCACCCGGCCCGCAAGCCCGCCTCGCTCAAGCCCGAGGAGTGGGAGCGCCTCACCCAGGCCATCCATGAGACGCTCCAGCGGGCCTTGGCGGAAGAGGTGGGGGATGAGCAGACGTACCTGGAGGAGGGCGCCGACAACCCGTTCCTCATCTACGGCCGAGCGGGCACGCCCTGCCCCCAGTGCAAGACAAAGGTTCAGTCCTTCACGCAAGGCGGACGGACCACGCACTTCTGCGCGAAGTGCCAACCCCTGCGCAGCACAACCCGAAGCAAAGGGAGGAAGCGATGA
- a CDS encoding superoxide dismutase, with product MADKKYTPMQFPNCKGLKGISDAVLEVHFKLYEGYVNRTNKLTETLSGMATKGEAAGTNPMYAEMTRRLGFEYNGVVLHEYYFGNLKAGGSGATPPAKLKKAMEESFGSFETWLADFKAISTMPGIGWAVTFQDPRTGWLSNHWITLHETNNIAGFKPIIVMDAWEHAFVPDYKANERAKYVDAYFSNLDFDAAEGRLK from the coding sequence ATGGCCGACAAGAAGTACACGCCGATGCAGTTCCCCAACTGCAAGGGCCTCAAGGGCATCAGCGACGCAGTGCTCGAGGTCCACTTCAAGCTGTACGAGGGCTACGTCAACCGCACCAACAAGCTCACCGAGACGCTCTCGGGCATGGCCACCAAGGGTGAGGCGGCCGGCACCAACCCGATGTACGCGGAGATGACCCGCCGCCTGGGCTTCGAGTACAACGGCGTCGTCCTGCACGAGTACTACTTCGGCAACCTGAAGGCGGGCGGCAGCGGCGCCACGCCCCCGGCGAAGCTGAAGAAGGCCATGGAGGAGAGCTTCGGCTCCTTCGAGACGTGGCTGGCGGACTTCAAGGCCATCTCCACCATGCCGGGCATCGGCTGGGCGGTGACCTTCCAGGATCCGCGCACCGGGTGGCTGTCCAACCACTGGATCACCCTGCACGAGACGAACAACATCGCCGGCTTCAAGCCCATCATCGTCATGGATGCGTGGGAGCACGCCTTCGTGCCGGACTACAAGGCCAACGAGCGCGCGAAGTACGTGGACGCGTACTTCTCCAACCTCGACTTTGACGCAGCCGAAGGCCGTCTGAAGTAG
- a CDS encoding two-component regulator propeller domain-containing protein: MGVRAQRRDRWGGLLRLAVLVVWGAATAAWALEADRRISQYNHQAWRSESGLPQLSGLACAETPDGYLWFGTFEGLARFDGARFSVFDRKNTPKMQAVSISSLVTDGSGVLWVGTGLGLLRYEKGQLRQVPGVDGLDVQPILGLAADSTSVWVGAAEELVRVPTSGGAPLRRYTARDGIPGGAVWALVPDGEGGVWGGTAKGLVRVKGDSVVLTPLPGTDAPRVAGLMLARDGTLWIGTTQGLYSLREGQFTVYGAEQGVPRFQIKALLEDRDGNLWVGTDNGLVRRGVTGFSPALAPQSLANEPILSLCEVSDGSVWVGTGRDGVHRLRSGPFLPVGEPEGATVISPTVVLDTKDGSLWWGSLRGGLERMKDGVITRMGPERGLEDERVRSLAESSDGTLWAGTYSGAYWFNGERFVRPKPELGFPPGATIWSMAPEPDGGMWFATSSGLVSLRNGRVTVYGREQGFTVEFIMPLLREDSGTIWYGTHSGLVRFSQGTFTRFTTHDGLAGNSVFSLFLDTDGALWVGTGTGLSRLKDGRFSSVTTAQGLPDNTVYSLLLDAQDFFWMSSNKGVARVSRGEVAEVMDGRREPVRGMLFDDRDGMRAGECNGGGQPAAWRARDKRFWFVGLQGVSGVRTEDARLRSPLPRPFIEEIRVHGQPVPSTDRLELAPGQQWVDFRFTVFEPHGAERVPLRYRLEGYDSGWVAAEERRIVSYSRLTPGTYHFEVTALGRDGRWVEPGARVDVTLRPWFHQTGWFYALCVLAACGVVMGGYAWRVSGLKERERWLQARVEERTRELDANLQELRATQAQLVQAGKMAAVGTLAAGVGHEINNPLSYIMSNLDHASGEVKELAREAGSQATLDRLRELEQVLREALMGADRVRRIVKDLKTFSRQDEETHGPVDLRAVMDSAAKMAAGELRPRAQLIREYAEDVPSVEGNEARLAQVFLNLIINAAHALPEGKPEENEVRLVLKRGGEAQVVAEVRDTGCGIPPEVMGRIFDPFFTTKPVGVGTGLGLALCHAFISSMSGRIEVESQVGKGTVFRVRLPGASRAAQQVALAPQVRSGATVRGRLLVVDDDPLVSSALRRTLSREHDVDVEESARQALERLTSSEGSSYDVILCDLMMPEMTGMELHAQLLAASPERARRMVFITGGAYTPAAKEFLETVRNPRVEKPFDSERLRALVREWVKEARQEARLHEGASRR; encoded by the coding sequence ATGGGAGTGCGCGCACAACGGCGAGACCGGTGGGGAGGCCTGCTGAGGCTCGCGGTGCTCGTGGTGTGGGGCGCCGCCACAGCGGCCTGGGCGCTGGAGGCGGATCGGCGCATCTCCCAGTACAACCACCAGGCTTGGCGCAGCGAGAGTGGCTTGCCGCAGCTCTCGGGACTGGCCTGCGCGGAGACGCCCGACGGCTACCTGTGGTTCGGCACTTTCGAGGGGCTCGCCCGGTTCGATGGCGCGCGCTTCTCCGTCTTCGATCGGAAAAACACCCCCAAGATGCAGGCCGTGTCCATCTCGTCGCTGGTGACGGACGGGTCCGGGGTGCTCTGGGTGGGCACGGGTTTGGGTCTTCTTCGCTATGAGAAAGGCCAGCTCCGGCAGGTGCCCGGCGTGGATGGGCTGGATGTGCAGCCCATCCTGGGGCTCGCGGCGGACAGCACCTCCGTGTGGGTCGGGGCGGCTGAGGAGCTGGTGCGGGTACCGACCTCCGGCGGCGCGCCCCTGCGGCGCTACACGGCGCGCGACGGGATTCCCGGTGGAGCGGTCTGGGCGCTCGTCCCGGATGGGGAGGGGGGCGTGTGGGGCGGCACGGCGAAGGGCCTGGTCCGCGTCAAGGGAGATTCGGTGGTGCTCACCCCGCTGCCCGGGACCGATGCGCCGCGCGTGGCCGGCCTGATGCTGGCGCGGGATGGCACGCTCTGGATTGGCACCACCCAGGGGCTCTACTCCCTGCGGGAGGGCCAGTTCACCGTGTATGGCGCCGAGCAGGGCGTACCCCGGTTCCAGATCAAGGCGCTGCTCGAGGATCGGGACGGCAACCTCTGGGTGGGGACGGACAATGGGCTGGTGCGGCGGGGCGTGACGGGCTTCTCTCCCGCGCTGGCTCCGCAGAGCCTGGCGAACGAGCCCATCCTGAGCTTGTGCGAGGTCTCGGATGGCAGCGTGTGGGTGGGGACGGGGCGAGACGGGGTCCATCGCCTGCGCAGCGGGCCCTTCCTCCCCGTCGGCGAGCCGGAAGGCGCCACGGTCATCTCACCCACCGTGGTGCTGGACACGAAGGATGGCTCGCTGTGGTGGGGCTCCTTGCGCGGCGGGCTGGAGCGGATGAAGGACGGCGTCATCACCCGCATGGGGCCGGAGCGTGGGCTGGAGGACGAGCGCGTCCGCTCGCTGGCGGAGAGCTCGGACGGCACGCTGTGGGCGGGGACGTACTCGGGCGCCTACTGGTTCAACGGGGAGCGCTTCGTCCGGCCCAAGCCCGAGCTGGGGTTTCCTCCGGGCGCAACCATCTGGTCCATGGCGCCAGAGCCGGATGGCGGCATGTGGTTCGCCACCTCGTCGGGGCTGGTCTCGCTGCGCAACGGCCGCGTCACGGTGTACGGCCGCGAGCAGGGCTTCACCGTCGAGTTCATCATGCCCCTGCTGCGGGAGGACTCGGGGACGATCTGGTACGGCACGCACTCGGGCCTCGTGCGCTTCTCCCAAGGCACCTTCACGCGCTTCACCACGCATGATGGGCTCGCGGGCAACTCGGTCTTCAGCCTGTTCCTGGATACGGATGGTGCGCTGTGGGTGGGGACTGGCACCGGGCTGAGCCGCCTGAAGGATGGGCGCTTCAGCTCGGTCACCACCGCGCAGGGCCTGCCGGATAACACCGTCTACAGCCTCCTGCTGGACGCCCAGGACTTCTTCTGGATGAGCAGCAACAAGGGCGTCGCCCGGGTGAGCCGCGGCGAGGTGGCGGAGGTCATGGATGGGCGGCGCGAGCCCGTGCGCGGCATGCTCTTCGACGACCGGGACGGGATGCGGGCGGGCGAGTGCAACGGGGGAGGCCAGCCCGCCGCATGGAGGGCGCGCGACAAGAGGTTCTGGTTCGTCGGCCTGCAGGGCGTGTCCGGGGTGCGGACGGAGGACGCCCGGCTTCGTTCCCCGCTTCCTCGCCCCTTCATCGAAGAGATCCGGGTTCACGGCCAGCCCGTGCCGTCCACCGATCGGCTGGAGCTGGCGCCGGGCCAACAGTGGGTGGACTTCCGCTTCACCGTCTTCGAGCCGCACGGCGCCGAGCGGGTGCCACTTCGCTACCGGCTGGAGGGGTATGACAGCGGCTGGGTGGCGGCCGAGGAGCGGCGCATCGTCTCGTACTCGCGGCTGACGCCGGGCACGTACCACTTCGAGGTCACCGCGCTGGGCCGGGATGGCCGGTGGGTGGAGCCCGGAGCCCGGGTGGATGTGACGCTGCGGCCCTGGTTCCACCAGACGGGCTGGTTCTACGCGCTGTGTGTCTTGGCCGCATGCGGCGTGGTGATGGGCGGCTACGCCTGGCGCGTGAGCGGGCTCAAGGAGCGCGAGCGCTGGCTGCAGGCCCGCGTGGAGGAGCGGACCCGGGAACTGGATGCCAACCTCCAGGAACTGCGTGCCACGCAGGCTCAGCTCGTCCAGGCGGGGAAGATGGCGGCGGTGGGCACGCTCGCCGCGGGTGTGGGGCACGAGATCAACAACCCGCTCTCGTACATCATGTCCAACCTGGACCACGCCAGCGGGGAGGTGAAGGAGCTGGCGCGGGAGGCGGGCTCGCAGGCCACGCTCGATCGGCTGCGGGAGCTGGAGCAGGTGCTGCGCGAGGCGCTGATGGGCGCGGACCGGGTGCGGCGCATCGTGAAGGACCTGAAGACGTTCTCGCGCCAGGACGAGGAAACGCACGGTCCGGTGGACTTGCGGGCGGTGATGGACTCGGCAGCGAAGATGGCGGCCGGAGAACTGCGCCCGCGCGCTCAACTGATCCGCGAGTACGCGGAGGATGTGCCATCCGTGGAGGGCAACGAGGCACGGCTGGCGCAGGTGTTCCTCAACCTCATCATCAACGCGGCCCATGCTCTGCCGGAGGGCAAGCCCGAGGAGAACGAGGTCCGGCTCGTGCTGAAGCGGGGAGGGGAGGCACAGGTGGTGGCGGAGGTGCGAGACACGGGTTGCGGCATCCCTCCCGAGGTGATGGGGCGCATCTTCGATCCGTTCTTCACCACCAAGCCGGTGGGCGTGGGCACGGGGCTGGGCCTGGCGCTGTGCCATGCGTTCATCAGCTCCATGAGCGGGCGCATCGAGGTGGAGAGCCAGGTGGGCAAGGGCACCGTGTTCCGGGTGCGGCTGCCAGGGGCCAGCCGTGCGGCGCAGCAGGTGGCTCTGGCGCCCCAGGTTCGCTCGGGAGCCACAGTGCGCGGTCGGCTGCTGGTCGTGGACGACGATCCGCTGGTGAGCTCCGCGCTGCGGCGCACGCTCTCGCGCGAGCACGACGTGGATGTGGAGGAGAGTGCGCGGCAGGCGCTGGAGCGGCTCACCTCCTCCGAGGGCAGCAGCTACGACGTCATCCTCTGCGATCTCATGATGCCGGAGATGACGGGCATGGAGCTGCACGCCCAGTTGCTGGCCGCCTCGCCGGAGCGGGCCCGGCGCATGGTGTTCATCACCGGCGGGGCGTACACGCCTGCGGCCAAGGAGTTCCTGGAGACGGTGCGCAACCCGCGCGTGGAGAAGCCCTTCGACTCGGAGCGGCTGCGCGCGCTGGTGCGCGAGTGGGTCAAGGAGGCCCGCCAGGAGGCTCGCCTGCACGAGGGAGCCTCCCGGAGGTGA